The Desulfobacterales bacterium genomic sequence GTTTCCAGGCCAATTGGCCGTAGCCGACATCGACCGCATATACTCGATCTGCTCCATGCTGCAGAAGGCAGTCGGTGAATCCACCGGTCGAGGCGCCTACGTCCAGACAAACCAGACCGGCCAGATCCAGGGCAAACGATTTTACGGCGGCTTCAAGCTTCAATCCCCCACGGCTGACATATGCGATTTGCTCTCCTTTGAGAAGCAGTTCATCTTCGGTCAAAATCCGGGTACCGGGTTTATCCACCGGTTGATTGTTGACCAGAATTTTACCGGCCATAATCAGTGCCTGTGCCCGTTGTCTGCTGGATGCCAGTCCTTTTTGGACCACTGCAAGATCAAGTCTTATTTTTACTGAACTCATTTTTCATTAACCTTACAGCTGATATTACAATTTCATCCGCATCAATTTTATATCTGGATCGAAGCAGTTTTTGAGGCCCGTGTTCAACAAAAGTATCCTGAACACCCATTCGGATGATATGAAAACCGGTCAGCCCTTCATCGGTTAAACATTCCAGCACTGCCGTTCCAAACCCGCCCTGGCGGACATGTTCCTCTATCGTTATTACCCGCGGGATTTTTCTGACCAGACCGGTGATCAGATCCTGATCAAGCGGTTTGATAAATCGGCAATTGACAACCGTTGCCGATATGCCCTGACTGCTGAGCATATCATAAGCCTGCAAAGCGTCCCGGACGGGCCTGCCGATCGCCAGAATCACTATATCCTGGCCATGGGTCAGTATCTCGCCTTTTCCAATCGGAACCGGTACCAGCTCACTGTCAATGGAAACCCCTTCTGCGTGTCCCCGGGGGTATCGAACAGCAATCGGGCCCTCATGGGATAGGGCGGTCACCATCATGCGGCATAATTCATTTTCATCTTTCGGCGCCATGACGATCATATTCGGCATGCTTCTCAAATACGACATATCAAACAGCCCGTGATGGGTGGCTCCATCTTCGCCAACAATGCCGGCTCTGTCAATGGCAAAGACAACCGGAAGGGATTCAATGCACACATCATGGAGTATCTGATCATATGCGCGCTGCAGAAAGGTCGAATATATCGCAACCACCGGTTTGAATCCTTCGGCTGCCATTCCGGCTGAAAACGTGACACTGTGCTGTTCGGCAATCCCCACATCAAAAAAACGTTCCGGAAAGAGGGAAGCGAATTTGCCCAGGCCGGTCCCTTCCGGCATGGCTGCGGTTACCGCAATGATCCGGCTGTCTTTCTGGGCCAGGCGGACCATGACGTCACCAAACACTTCGGTATACGTTGGGATTGAATTTTTCGTGGGAACGCTGTTTCCGGTCTCGATTTCAAAAGAGCCTACGCCATGAAAATAAATCGGATTTTTTTCAGCGGGTTTATAGCCTTTTCCTTTTTTGGTAGTGACGTGGAGCAGCACGGGTCCATCGAGTTTTTTAATGTTTTCGAGTATATCGATCAGATGATTTAAATTGTGTCCGTTAATCGGACCGAAATAATCAAAATTAAAGGCTTCAAACAGCATACCCGGCGTAACGAAGGCTTTAAATGATTCTTCCGATCGTTTGGCAAAGTCATAGACGTCTTCACCGATTTTCGGCAGAGATTTCAGAAAATCTCCGACTTCCTTCCGCAGGTTCTGAAGATATCCGGCTGAAAATGTCCGGCTCAGGAAAGAGGAGAGGGCACCGACATTTCGCGAAATCGACATGTCGTTGTCATTGAGAATCACTATCAGATCGCGCTGGAGGCCTCCGGCCTGATTCAGACCTTCAAAGGCCAGCCCGGCGGTCATGGAACCGTCCCCGATCACCGAAATGACTTTCGAATGATCCTTCTTTAAATACTTCGCGCAGGACATGCCCAGCCCTGCCGATATGGAGGTGCTGCTATGACCGGTTGTAAATGCATCGTAGATGCTTTCACTCATTCGGGTAAAGCCGCAAACCCCTCCCAGTTTCCTCAGGGTGTGAAATTTGTCAAGCCGACCCGTCAGCATCTTGTGCGCATACGTTTGATGGCCTACATCCCAGATAATTTTATCTTCGGGCGCATTGAATACGTAGTGGATGGCTATCGCAAGTTCCACCGCACCCAGGCTGGAAGCCAGGTGACCACCATTTTTTGACACGACATCAACAATGCGTCTGCGAATTTCTGAAGCCAGAGCCGGAAGATCAGATCGCGAAAGCTTCTTCAAATCAGAAGGAGATTGAATACTTTCAAGAAAACTCAAATTATCTGTGACTCCTCGTCTGTATAAGGCCGGGCACTAAATATACCGGTCGGAAAATTGCGTCCGCGCCCCTTATTTATTTCTTCTAATAATATATTCGGCAATGGCTCTTAACGGATCAGATCTGTTATCAAATTTATCAATCGCATTCAAGGCATTCCCGATGAGCTTTTCCGCTAGCACTTTAGATTGATCGATACCCAGCACAAAGGGATAAGTACTTTTATTCCGATTCGCATCCATACCGGAAGCCTTGCCGGTAATCACCGGATCACCTTCAATATCCAGAAGATCATCGGCGACCTGAAATGCCAGCCCAATATATTCAGCATATTGTTTTAACTGATCAATCTGCTCGTCCGTTCCGCCGCCTATAATTGATCCGGTACTTACCGAGGCTTTGATCAGCGCCCCGGTTTTAAGCAAATGCATCTGTTCGAGTTTGTCTGGAGGAATCATTATACCTTCTGATGCCATATCCAGCATCTGGCCTTCAATCATTCCATGCCGCCCTGCAGCGCAGGCGGTCAAATGACATACGCTCAGCATTACTTTTTCAGATACCCGGTTTGTCATCAACGGGGATGACAGAACCTCAAAGCCCAGGGTCAACAGGGCATCACCTGCCAGAAGCGCCGTAGATTCGTCAAAAGCGATATGACACGTCGGCT encodes the following:
- the dxs gene encoding 1-deoxy-D-xylulose-5-phosphate synthase; the encoded protein is MSFLESIQSPSDLKKLSRSDLPALASEIRRRIVDVVSKNGGHLASSLGAVELAIAIHYVFNAPEDKIIWDVGHQTYAHKMLTGRLDKFHTLRKLGGVCGFTRMSESIYDAFTTGHSSTSISAGLGMSCAKYLKKDHSKVISVIGDGSMTAGLAFEGLNQAGGLQRDLIVILNDNDMSISRNVGALSSFLSRTFSAGYLQNLRKEVGDFLKSLPKIGEDVYDFAKRSEESFKAFVTPGMLFEAFNFDYFGPINGHNLNHLIDILENIKKLDGPVLLHVTTKKGKGYKPAEKNPIYFHGVGSFEIETGNSVPTKNSIPTYTEVFGDVMVRLAQKDSRIIAVTAAMPEGTGLGKFASLFPERFFDVGIAEQHSVTFSAGMAAEGFKPVVAIYSTFLQRAYDQILHDVCIESLPVVFAIDRAGIVGEDGATHHGLFDMSYLRSMPNMIVMAPKDENELCRMMVTALSHEGPIAVRYPRGHAEGVSIDSELVPVPIGKGEILTHGQDIVILAIGRPVRDALQAYDMLSSQGISATVVNCRFIKPLDQDLITGLVRKIPRVITIEEHVRQGGFGTAVLECLTDEGLTGFHIIRMGVQDTFVEHGPQKLLRSRYKIDADEIVISAVRLMKNEFSKNKT
- a CDS encoding polyprenyl synthetase family protein; this translates as MMNFDLKAYLNEKSALINCELKRLIQSNNHSSRLMKAMAYSLMAGGKRIRPILCIAAAEAVSGDSADVLSPACALEMIHTYSLIHDDLPSMDNDHLRRGKPTCHIAFDESTALLAGDALLTLGFEVLSSPLMTNRVSEKVMLSVCHLTACAAGRHGMIEGQMLDMASEGIMIPPDKLEQMHLLKTGALIKASVSTGSIIGGGTDEQIDQLKQYAEYIGLAFQVADDLLDIEGDPVITGKASGMDANRNKSTYPFVLGIDQSKVLAEKLIGNALNAIDKFDNRSDPLRAIAEYIIRRNK